Proteins from a genomic interval of Rhodococcoides fascians A25f:
- a CDS encoding twin-arginine translocase TatA/TatE family subunit, with protein MLHNLTGWHALIVLAILLLVFGSTKLPSLAKGVGQSLRILKDEVREDKNAALRDDAVADASSATVPYRHAS; from the coding sequence ATGTTGCACAACCTCACCGGATGGCACGCCCTCATCGTTCTCGCCATCCTGCTGCTCGTGTTCGGCTCCACCAAACTCCCGTCACTCGCCAAGGGCGTCGGCCAATCGCTGCGCATCCTCAAAGACGAAGTGCGCGAGGACAAAAACGCGGCACTCCGCGATGACGCGGTTGCCGACGCTTCGTCCGCCACAGTTCCGTACCGACACGCGTCGTGA
- a CDS encoding ABC transporter substrate-binding protein, whose product MTHRATIRFAAVLTAALAGSIALAGCSSSDTAETPTAVSSTGSFPLTVQHMYGETTLDAVPQRVATWGFGTTDAVLALGVVPVAMPAAEYGGGDDLIYPWISDAIDASGEAAPVLLDNVTNALTVEKVLAADPDVLLAPHSGLTQAEYDAVTDAGIPVIAPPEELWSTPWRDVITTTGDVLGVPDRARDLVSDLDRQVSEAGAQHPEFDGRSIAYVSEAADVYYLLLPSDPRVELLENLGFVSPASVTDLATDDATYSTTVSAENISKIDADVVFTQVDTDDALQQFVDSPVSRQIPAVAAGAVAGFVGQEAGAAVGPTALSIPYFLPTLVDGLAAAVNNAG is encoded by the coding sequence ATGACTCATCGCGCAACTATTCGATTCGCTGCCGTGCTCACCGCCGCGTTGGCCGGGTCCATCGCACTCGCGGGCTGCAGCTCTTCCGATACCGCCGAGACTCCGACCGCGGTGTCATCCACCGGCTCGTTTCCGCTGACCGTGCAACACATGTACGGCGAGACCACCCTCGACGCTGTGCCTCAACGGGTTGCGACCTGGGGCTTCGGCACAACGGACGCGGTACTCGCGCTCGGCGTCGTGCCGGTGGCCATGCCCGCGGCCGAATACGGCGGCGGCGACGATCTGATCTACCCGTGGATCTCCGACGCCATCGACGCGAGCGGCGAGGCGGCACCGGTTCTGCTCGACAACGTCACCAATGCGTTGACGGTCGAGAAGGTGCTCGCCGCCGATCCCGATGTGCTGCTGGCCCCGCACTCCGGCCTGACGCAGGCCGAGTACGACGCGGTGACCGACGCTGGAATCCCCGTCATCGCTCCGCCCGAAGAGCTGTGGTCGACGCCGTGGCGCGATGTCATCACCACCACCGGAGATGTTCTGGGCGTTCCGGATCGGGCCCGCGATCTGGTCTCGGATCTGGACCGGCAGGTGAGCGAGGCAGGTGCGCAGCATCCCGAATTCGACGGCCGTTCGATCGCATACGTGTCCGAGGCTGCCGACGTGTACTACCTGCTGCTCCCGTCGGACCCCCGAGTGGAGCTGCTCGAGAATCTCGGCTTCGTCTCGCCTGCATCGGTGACCGATCTCGCGACCGACGACGCCACGTACTCGACCACCGTCTCGGCAGAGAACATCTCGAAAATCGACGCGGATGTGGTGTTCACTCAGGTCGACACCGACGACGCCCTGCAGCAGTTCGTCGATTCGCCTGTGTCACGGCAGATTCCGGCCGTTGCCGCGGGTGCAGTCGCAGGATTCGTCGGCCAGGAAGCCGGAGCTGCAGTGGGCCCGACGGCACTGTCGATTCCGTACTTCCTGCCGACCCTGGTCGACGGACTCGCAGCCGCCGTGAACAACGCCGGCTGA
- a CDS encoding preprotein translocase, whose protein sequence is MFGLTFEKLFLVAIIAGFVLGPSRLPGYAQQLGRAVRSVRHFVDTTRSAAEDEMGVPLRRSHWETMDVRQYDPRRIVADALRETDVAPSTEWPDEVLAEAGRVRPGQKYLITGPSSHPRRILIDSLPENDPRRIAAQVVGECRTAG, encoded by the coding sequence ATGTTCGGATTGACCTTCGAAAAACTGTTCCTGGTCGCGATCATCGCCGGGTTCGTTCTCGGCCCCTCGCGCCTCCCCGGATACGCCCAACAACTCGGACGGGCCGTGCGCTCTGTTCGACATTTCGTCGACACCACTCGCAGTGCAGCGGAAGACGAGATGGGCGTTCCGCTGCGCCGCAGCCATTGGGAGACGATGGACGTGCGCCAGTACGACCCGCGACGCATCGTCGCCGACGCCTTACGCGAGACCGACGTCGCCCCGAGTACCGAGTGGCCCGACGAGGTCCTCGCTGAGGCCGGCCGAGTGCGACCCGGTCAGAAATATCTGATCACCGGTCCGTCGTCGCATCCACGCCGAATCCTCATCGATTCACTGCCCGAAAACGACCCACGCCGCATCGCGGCACAGGTCGTCGGCGAATGTCGCACTGCAGGTTAG
- a CDS encoding dioxygenase family protein: MPPIPEPTNTSAGPTYEGRLLDRPTEEVVDQGAGFDITTLITRRRVLSIVGAGAGAVALAACSSTSNGASVTSTTTSTTTATATASATSEIPQETNGPYPADGTNGVNVLEESGIVRNDITSSLDGGTTVEGTPLSFTFILTDMANDNRPFEGAAVYVWQCDAAGLYSMYSEGVEDETYLRGIQAAGADGTVTFETIVPGCYSGRWTHMHFEVYPDAASATNADNAIATSQVAFPQDMLDAIYQLDTYPSSAKNLAQLGSLDNDNVFGDGYDLEMGTFSGDPTSGYVGSLAVAIDTTTEPAAGGGGAPAGGGGQPPMGGGTPPAGGPPADGAAPTN, translated from the coding sequence ATGCCCCCAATTCCAGAGCCCACCAACACTTCTGCCGGACCGACCTACGAGGGACGGCTGCTCGATCGCCCCACCGAAGAGGTGGTCGATCAGGGTGCCGGGTTCGACATCACCACCCTGATCACTCGCCGCCGCGTGCTCAGCATCGTCGGCGCGGGGGCCGGAGCGGTGGCACTCGCCGCCTGCTCCTCGACGTCGAACGGCGCAAGTGTCACCAGCACAACCACTTCCACGACGACGGCTACCGCCACCGCGAGCGCAACGAGCGAAATCCCCCAGGAGACCAACGGCCCCTACCCGGCCGACGGCACCAACGGCGTCAATGTTCTCGAAGAATCAGGGATCGTGCGCAACGACATCACGTCCAGCCTCGACGGCGGAACCACAGTCGAGGGAACGCCACTGTCGTTCACCTTCATACTCACCGACATGGCGAACGACAATCGACCGTTCGAGGGTGCGGCCGTGTACGTGTGGCAGTGCGATGCCGCCGGCCTGTATTCGATGTACTCCGAGGGCGTCGAAGACGAGACGTACCTGCGCGGCATTCAAGCTGCCGGTGCCGACGGTACGGTGACGTTCGAGACCATCGTCCCCGGCTGCTATTCCGGTCGATGGACCCACATGCACTTCGAGGTCTATCCCGACGCGGCGTCGGCAACCAACGCGGACAACGCCATTGCCACCTCGCAGGTCGCGTTCCCTCAGGACATGCTCGACGCGATCTACCAGCTCGACACCTACCCGAGCTCCGCGAAGAACCTGGCCCAGCTCGGCAGCCTCGACAACGACAACGTCTTCGGCGACGGCTACGACCTCGAGATGGGGACGTTCTCGGGCGACCCCACATCCGGTTACGTCGGGTCCTTGGCCGTGGCCATCGACACCACCACCGAACCCGCCGCAGGCGGCGGCGGAGCACCTGCCGGAGGTGGCGGTCAGCCTCCGATGGGCGGCGGCACTCCCCCAGCAGGCGGCCCACCGGCTGACGGCGCCGCACCCACCAACTGA
- a CDS encoding LppA family lipoprotein, translated as MSNTPEPYEGEHRPRGKADSEIVAEQTALRFEELKQRVGRQSTVEPAFERMQEDIKAAITALVPGLEWSTTRTRSESPCDEPYSNTPGLNVKLVPFSSDAPIPADRWRAVLEAVNSIAVANGFDGVGQGRDDGTRRSVSLRDPSGGQILLGAGGRTALMITTGCYLR; from the coding sequence ATGAGCAACACACCGGAACCGTACGAGGGGGAGCATCGTCCGCGTGGGAAGGCCGACTCGGAAATCGTTGCCGAGCAGACCGCCTTGCGGTTCGAGGAGCTGAAGCAGCGGGTAGGGCGGCAGAGCACGGTGGAGCCCGCTTTCGAGCGGATGCAGGAAGACATCAAGGCGGCGATCACGGCGCTGGTGCCGGGACTGGAATGGTCGACCACCCGCACACGCAGCGAATCACCCTGCGATGAGCCGTATTCCAATACGCCCGGCTTGAATGTGAAGCTCGTGCCGTTCAGTTCCGACGCGCCGATTCCAGCCGATCGGTGGCGGGCCGTGCTCGAGGCCGTCAATTCCATCGCCGTCGCCAACGGGTTCGACGGTGTCGGTCAGGGGCGTGACGACGGGACACGGCGCTCGGTGAGTCTGCGCGACCCCAGCGGCGGACAGATACTGCTGGGTGCAGGCGGACGCACCGCGCTGATGATCACGACGGGTTGCTACCTACGGTAG
- a CDS encoding Ig-like domain-containing protein has translation MDSVNLDEEEEGAAIGPDELVDGDSGSSSTVVEESEAPAVDDPVSDPPLQPTTAAATTEPAVPASLTEDPEKDRAEDLINGDDGQSSSSTGDGSIEGTVSNSAPNVDSGTSAPPTTTQVKPTLEPPITAVVPNKTKSTATASAGTPPSSGIDAQVAVNFSSGSQQNVIDAAVSVHTRTAPQTLSVYADIAPQTQEPTLQRNLLTLLGLMPSNGTTPSTPTGASPYFALVWGLTRRFQSTFFNQSPYASPIVTGSPSNGTVSGSIGAGDPDGDPLRYALAVAPSRGTIQLNADGTYVYMANPALTASGGTDTFTVTVAETNASEHIHGPSGFLNRILSAWSGGRIPLNDGSTTRVVVPVSITAADGTPIVATPAFSYTVDPNTAVVIGRVNVVDPNTDPLRFTVVSAVDPTKGVLSVNAATGQFVFTPTAQARHAAYATTAEDATGFTVSVTDGKGFDASVVVTLPIVAKQVSQASSIQLSELAQLVATGQIDVVENSDGEIRTIEGKFIDASVKDAADAAATLNRVAALIGAPSQFADTAHITSKTVQQVRRDGTAFAETYYYASPTQNGIRVIGSQIVLVTNASGDVTGLYSTYDNDLTAVDTAAAESIDEVAEAIAAVKAAIAAKSSGAASGVSSISFTAEKVIVPDTNTGRPTLAWQVTAVDTKSFGLRAVSTYFVSANGASSGTVIDEDGEFEGASAIRQGNWGGTSFNYNIKTEGSTLVYEGVDPISGQIVRVYRATRDDAEDAVLVKTQTGSPDGAALTALRYVQYVSNHYRNVLGFEIPSERNNADGGAYGHATDVYIVPKINIIAGAGTNLASSDMIFGYGSEAARDIVAHEYTHIVEKMIVGDGKGLDYNPEGYAMKEAYADLMGNLIENKPMSNRGRFDFGEDMLVCDSVPDDQKALSQCAFRNNLVPGAVKNEGNDFHYHYDDFDGSKGNERDDKPGGGYRAYNNSTIFSSAVSAAMADDRTQGVTSVEWQRVVLHSLYKLSVTSGFTDARSAIIGSAKAQGFSVDEIQALQKGFDDVGIVATNYRIGASVSTSLGASGAPIDIVTSADGKKSFVIDGTNALYVVDTTAAPKPDVVKVELSSSATDIAVNAAGTRAYVANGSAGTVTVVDYSTGVPIRTTVNVGGQASRISTSDDGRRTIVVDSSNGTAIVLDFDGVTTSVSAPINIGTSPVAVAISATGSKAIIGNYQSRTVTIINEGGTQPTQTVAVSGSPRSVVISANGTRAMVYNANGSVDVIDLISETLEPIRITDTFDSYDQVGFMAISADGTRGWITNHSTSNTVAYVDLEAAQPAVSYIDINDYAHSIATTADGKRAFVVTHGKLYVIDVSKHLNDPSRSTPYASNIDINNNASDYQQVTASRNGSYIVATNISGDVAVLYGTAF, from the coding sequence GTGGACTCGGTCAATCTCGACGAAGAGGAAGAGGGCGCAGCGATCGGCCCGGACGAGTTGGTGGACGGGGACTCTGGCAGCTCATCGACCGTCGTGGAGGAGTCAGAGGCACCGGCTGTCGATGATCCTGTCTCGGATCCGCCACTACAGCCGACGACCGCCGCAGCAACGACCGAACCGGCGGTTCCGGCCTCGCTGACCGAAGATCCGGAAAAGGATCGAGCTGAAGATCTGATCAACGGTGATGACGGCCAGTCGTCGTCATCGACAGGAGACGGCTCCATCGAGGGGACCGTGTCGAACTCAGCGCCCAACGTCGACTCGGGCACCAGCGCGCCGCCCACAACTACGCAGGTAAAGCCCACGTTGGAGCCGCCTATCACAGCGGTGGTGCCGAATAAAACCAAGTCGACAGCAACCGCATCCGCCGGGACGCCGCCCTCTTCCGGTATCGACGCTCAGGTCGCGGTCAACTTTTCGTCAGGGTCGCAACAGAACGTAATCGATGCTGCAGTGTCGGTGCACACAAGGACTGCGCCGCAAACGCTGTCGGTCTATGCAGATATAGCCCCGCAGACACAGGAACCAACGCTGCAGCGAAACCTATTGACACTGCTCGGTTTGATGCCATCGAATGGAACGACCCCCAGTACTCCGACAGGAGCCTCGCCATACTTCGCATTGGTGTGGGGACTCACGAGGCGTTTCCAATCGACCTTCTTCAATCAATCCCCCTACGCATCACCGATCGTCACCGGGTCCCCGAGCAATGGGACCGTGTCCGGCAGCATCGGAGCCGGCGACCCTGACGGTGATCCGCTTCGGTACGCACTTGCGGTTGCACCCTCCAGGGGAACGATTCAGCTGAATGCAGACGGAACCTACGTCTACATGGCGAATCCAGCACTAACGGCGTCAGGTGGCACAGACACATTCACCGTGACAGTGGCTGAAACGAACGCGTCCGAACACATCCATGGACCGTCGGGGTTCCTCAACCGCATCCTCAGCGCATGGTCCGGCGGGCGAATACCGCTCAACGATGGTAGTACGACGCGTGTGGTTGTGCCGGTGTCTATCACCGCGGCCGACGGCACTCCGATAGTGGCGACGCCGGCCTTCAGCTACACCGTCGACCCGAACACTGCTGTCGTGATCGGACGAGTGAACGTAGTCGATCCCAACACTGATCCACTTCGATTCACCGTTGTCTCGGCCGTCGACCCAACGAAGGGTGTTTTGTCCGTCAACGCAGCCACCGGTCAATTCGTCTTCACGCCGACTGCCCAAGCGCGTCACGCCGCCTATGCGACGACGGCGGAGGACGCCACGGGATTCACGGTGTCCGTGACAGACGGCAAGGGCTTCGATGCCAGCGTCGTCGTCACACTCCCTATCGTTGCCAAACAGGTTTCCCAGGCATCATCGATACAGCTTTCCGAATTGGCTCAGCTCGTGGCAACAGGGCAGATCGACGTGGTCGAGAACTCCGATGGCGAAATACGCACTATCGAGGGTAAATTCATCGATGCAAGCGTGAAAGACGCGGCCGACGCAGCCGCGACGCTCAACCGTGTCGCCGCGTTGATAGGAGCACCGTCGCAGTTTGCGGATACGGCGCACATTACTTCGAAGACTGTGCAGCAAGTGAGGCGTGACGGCACAGCCTTCGCTGAGACGTACTACTACGCCAGCCCGACACAGAACGGTATTCGCGTGATCGGATCCCAGATTGTGTTGGTGACCAATGCGTCCGGCGACGTTACCGGTCTGTACAGCACCTACGACAACGACTTGACCGCAGTTGACACCGCCGCGGCGGAAAGTATTGACGAGGTGGCCGAAGCCATTGCCGCAGTGAAGGCAGCAATCGCTGCCAAGTCATCCGGAGCGGCCTCGGGCGTTTCTTCGATCTCGTTCACCGCTGAGAAGGTGATTGTCCCTGATACCAACACGGGGAGGCCGACTCTCGCGTGGCAAGTAACAGCAGTCGACACGAAAAGCTTTGGCCTGCGTGCGGTGTCGACGTACTTCGTCAGCGCGAACGGAGCGAGCAGCGGAACCGTAATCGACGAGGATGGAGAATTCGAAGGTGCCAGCGCCATCCGGCAGGGGAACTGGGGCGGAACGAGTTTCAACTACAACATCAAGACAGAAGGAAGCACTCTCGTTTACGAGGGCGTGGACCCAATCAGCGGGCAGATCGTGCGGGTATACAGGGCGACGCGGGATGATGCCGAAGACGCGGTGCTCGTGAAGACGCAGACCGGTTCGCCCGATGGCGCGGCGCTCACCGCACTGCGGTATGTCCAATATGTCTCGAATCATTATCGAAACGTACTGGGATTCGAAATCCCATCGGAGAGAAACAATGCAGACGGCGGTGCATACGGGCACGCAACCGATGTATATATAGTTCCGAAAATCAACATAATAGCTGGCGCTGGAACGAATTTGGCGTCGAGCGACATGATTTTCGGATACGGCAGTGAGGCGGCTCGCGACATAGTTGCTCACGAATACACGCACATCGTCGAAAAGATGATTGTGGGCGACGGCAAGGGCCTCGACTACAACCCCGAGGGTTACGCGATGAAGGAGGCGTACGCCGACCTGATGGGCAACCTCATCGAGAACAAGCCGATGAGCAATCGTGGTCGGTTCGATTTCGGCGAGGATATGCTGGTCTGCGATTCCGTCCCGGACGACCAGAAGGCTCTGTCCCAATGTGCGTTCAGGAACAACCTGGTTCCGGGCGCCGTCAAGAACGAGGGTAACGACTTTCACTACCACTACGACGATTTTGATGGATCGAAAGGAAATGAGCGCGACGACAAGCCCGGCGGTGGATATCGAGCGTATAACAACAGCACGATCTTCAGCTCCGCGGTATCCGCTGCAATGGCAGACGATCGAACCCAGGGCGTCACCAGCGTGGAATGGCAACGGGTTGTGCTTCATTCGCTGTACAAGCTCAGTGTCACCTCAGGCTTCACAGACGCCCGCTCGGCGATCATCGGTTCCGCGAAAGCACAGGGTTTCAGCGTGGACGAGATCCAAGCGCTGCAGAAGGGGTTCGACGACGTAGGAATCGTTGCGACCAACTACCGCATCGGTGCGTCGGTGTCGACGAGCTTGGGTGCGTCCGGAGCACCCATCGACATCGTGACTTCTGCGGACGGAAAGAAATCCTTCGTCATCGATGGCACGAATGCCTTGTACGTCGTAGACACGACTGCTGCACCGAAGCCCGACGTAGTCAAGGTCGAACTGTCTTCATCTGCGACGGACATCGCAGTGAACGCTGCGGGTACTCGCGCGTACGTAGCCAACGGGTCGGCCGGAACGGTGACCGTCGTCGACTACTCAACCGGCGTTCCGATTAGGACGACGGTAAACGTCGGTGGCCAGGCATCCCGCATTTCCACCAGTGATGATGGTCGGCGCACAATCGTCGTCGACTCATCCAACGGCACAGCGATAGTCCTCGACTTCGATGGCGTCACAACGTCGGTCAGCGCTCCGATCAATATCGGAACGAGCCCGGTGGCTGTCGCGATCAGCGCGACCGGATCCAAAGCCATCATTGGAAATTACCAGTCCAGAACGGTGACCATCATCAACGAAGGCGGGACTCAACCGACGCAGACAGTGGCGGTCAGTGGATCACCTCGGTCGGTCGTCATCAGCGCGAACGGAACGCGCGCAATGGTTTACAACGCCAATGGTTCCGTGGACGTCATCGATTTGATCTCCGAAACACTGGAACCCATCAGGATCACCGACACGTTCGATTCCTACGATCAAGTCGGTTTCATGGCAATCAGCGCGGACGGGACGAGAGGCTGGATCACGAATCACTCGACCAGCAATACCGTGGCCTATGTGGATCTCGAGGCAGCGCAACCCGCAGTTTCCTACATCGACATCAATGACTACGCGCACTCGATCGCGACGACCGCAGACGGAAAACGGGCCTTCGTGGTCACCCACGGCAAGCTGTACGTCATCGATGTGTCCAAGCACTTGAACGACCCCTCACGCAGCACCCCCTACGCCAGCAACATCGACATCAACAACAACGCAAGCGATTACCAGCAAGTGACTGCCAGCCGGAACGGCTCGTACATTGTCGCCACGAACATCAGCGGAGACGTGGCGGTGTTGTACGGAACCGCATTCTGA
- a CDS encoding cyclopropane mycolic acid synthase family methyltransferase produces MSEQLEPYVDDVRAHYDLSDEFFALFLDPSMTYSCAYFEREDMTLEEAQTAKIDLALGKLDLKPGMTLLDIGCGWGALAKRAVEKYDVNVIGLTLSRNQYEHGRTVVADLSTDRTVDIRLQGWEEFDEPVDRIVSIGAFEHFRRNRYSAFFAKCRSVLANDGRMLLHTIVITPPDPASGAGGLTREDAHFSRFILRDIFPGGQLTLVKVVKSKAADAGFELLREHPLRLHYARTLDTWAEKLIASRDEAIAVSSEATYDKYVQYLTGSSARFKSSRIDVVQFTLAAADIPSN; encoded by the coding sequence ATGAGCGAACAATTGGAGCCGTACGTCGATGACGTGCGAGCACATTACGACCTGTCGGACGAGTTCTTCGCTCTGTTCCTCGATCCGAGTATGACGTACAGCTGCGCCTACTTCGAGCGTGAGGACATGACGCTGGAGGAGGCGCAGACGGCCAAGATCGATCTTGCGCTCGGCAAACTCGACCTGAAGCCGGGGATGACGCTGCTCGACATCGGCTGCGGTTGGGGAGCTCTCGCCAAGCGGGCCGTCGAGAAGTACGACGTCAACGTCATCGGTCTCACGTTGAGTCGAAACCAGTACGAGCACGGACGCACCGTTGTTGCCGACCTGTCGACCGACCGCACCGTCGACATCCGGTTGCAGGGGTGGGAGGAATTCGACGAGCCCGTCGACCGGATCGTCAGTATCGGCGCGTTCGAGCATTTTCGGCGCAACCGATACTCGGCGTTCTTCGCCAAGTGCCGCTCTGTATTGGCGAACGACGGGCGAATGTTGTTGCACACCATCGTCATCACGCCGCCCGATCCGGCGTCCGGTGCAGGTGGACTCACCCGCGAGGATGCACACTTTTCGCGCTTCATCCTGCGCGACATCTTCCCCGGCGGACAGTTGACGCTCGTCAAGGTGGTCAAGTCCAAGGCAGCCGACGCCGGGTTCGAGTTGCTGCGGGAACACCCCCTGAGGCTGCACTACGCGAGGACCCTCGACACGTGGGCCGAGAAGTTGATCGCGTCCCGGGACGAGGCCATCGCCGTGTCCTCGGAGGCGACGTACGACAAGTACGTGCAGTACCTCACCGGCTCGTCGGCGCGATTCAAGAGTTCACGCATCGACGTTGTGCAATTCACGCTGGCCGCTGCAGACATACCTTCGAACTGA
- the tatC gene encoding twin-arginine translocase subunit TatC, translated as MREARRRAIRAAVSLLVGIAIGFALSDQILDILRAPVEELALSREASLNFETVTGAFDLELRIALFAGVIVSSPVWLRELFAYLTPGLTRREKKYVYGFSAAAAPLFVAGCMFGFTIFPRMVSVLAGFSSDEDSTILNASYYVDFVMKIVLATGVAFVLPAVLVMLNCLGILSAHRLRSSWRLSVVAIALFSALVTPAADVLSMFLVALPMATLFGAAIVITEVHDRRAARRALTPSKPELTSCSD; from the coding sequence ATGCGCGAGGCACGTCGCCGTGCAATCCGCGCGGCGGTGTCCCTGCTCGTCGGCATAGCAATCGGGTTCGCCCTCTCCGACCAGATTCTCGATATCCTCCGCGCACCCGTCGAGGAACTCGCCCTCTCGCGCGAAGCCAGTCTCAACTTCGAAACTGTCACCGGCGCTTTCGATCTCGAACTGAGAATCGCCCTGTTCGCCGGCGTGATCGTGTCGAGTCCAGTCTGGTTGCGTGAGCTGTTCGCCTACCTCACTCCCGGTTTGACGCGTCGCGAGAAGAAGTACGTGTACGGATTCTCCGCCGCCGCGGCCCCACTGTTCGTGGCCGGGTGCATGTTCGGGTTCACCATCTTCCCGCGCATGGTCAGCGTCCTTGCCGGCTTCTCCTCCGACGAGGACAGCACCATCCTCAACGCCTCGTACTACGTGGATTTCGTCATGAAGATCGTGTTGGCGACCGGTGTCGCCTTCGTCCTTCCGGCAGTGCTGGTGATGCTCAACTGCCTCGGCATCCTCTCCGCACACAGACTGCGCAGTAGCTGGCGGCTCAGTGTCGTCGCCATTGCGTTGTTCAGCGCGCTGGTCACGCCTGCTGCCGACGTCCTGTCCATGTTCCTGGTCGCGCTACCGATGGCGACCCTGTTCGGTGCGGCCATCGTGATCACCGAGGTACACGACAGGCGAGCTGCCAGGCGCGCCCTCACACCCTCGAAACCGGAGCTCACGTCATGTTCGGATTGA